In one window of Duganella dendranthematis DNA:
- a CDS encoding TadE/TadG family type IV pilus assembly protein, protein MWATERQRGATAAEFALCVVVFFGALFFIIEMARAMYLLHTLQEASRRAAAAAAVSDFSDPAVMASIRQAAVLRDTPGPLLMGAPITDAHIRIDYLSLARASNGSMTLTEIPTASLPACPVRARIQCVANPHGASCIRYVRVRVCAPGGSDCGQVTYQPLFPLTGLSFPLPQTITIAKAEALGFQPGSTLCP, encoded by the coding sequence ATGTGGGCAACTGAGCGCCAGCGCGGCGCCACCGCCGCCGAATTCGCCTTGTGCGTGGTGGTGTTCTTCGGTGCACTGTTCTTCATCATCGAAATGGCGCGCGCGATGTACTTGCTGCACACGCTGCAGGAAGCCTCGCGCCGCGCCGCGGCGGCGGCGGCCGTCAGCGACTTCAGCGATCCGGCGGTGATGGCCAGCATCCGCCAGGCGGCCGTGCTGCGCGATACGCCGGGGCCGCTGCTGATGGGGGCGCCGATCACCGATGCGCATATCCGCATCGATTACCTGTCGCTGGCGCGCGCCTCGAACGGCAGCATGACCTTGACCGAGATACCGACCGCCAGCCTGCCGGCCTGTCCGGTGCGGGCACGCATCCAGTGCGTGGCCAATCCCCACGGCGCCAGTTGCATCCGCTACGTACGCGTGCGCGTGTGCGCGCCGGGCGGTTCGGACTGCGGCCAAGTCACCTACCAACCGCTGTTCCCTTTGACGGGCCTCAGTTTCCCACTGCCGCAGACGATTACCATCGCCAAGGCGGAAGCACTGGGCTTTCAACCGGGGAGCACATTATGCCCATGA
- a CDS encoding manganese efflux pump MntP — translation MNFAATAALSLAMSTDAFAVAISKGASIQKPTLRQALRIGLIFGVIEGLTPIIGWLLGQAAAPYVEAWDHWIAFGLLVALGAKMIHESFDKADGDEQKGADQSAWVLAITGLATSIDAMAVGASLALIGVNIYATAAAIGFSTFVMVTIGIMVGRALGAVIGKRAELIGGVVLIIIGSVILYEHIG, via the coding sequence ATGAACTTCGCAGCCACCGCCGCCTTATCCCTGGCCATGTCCACCGATGCTTTTGCCGTCGCCATCAGCAAAGGCGCATCGATCCAGAAACCTACCTTGCGCCAGGCGCTGCGCATCGGTTTGATCTTTGGCGTGATCGAGGGTCTGACGCCGATCATCGGCTGGCTGCTGGGCCAGGCTGCGGCGCCGTATGTTGAAGCCTGGGACCACTGGATTGCCTTTGGCCTGCTGGTGGCGCTCGGCGCCAAAATGATCCATGAGAGCTTTGATAAAGCGGACGGCGACGAGCAGAAGGGCGCCGATCAGTCGGCCTGGGTGCTGGCCATCACCGGCCTTGCGACCAGCATTGATGCGATGGCAGTCGGCGCCAGCCTGGCGCTGATCGGTGTGAATATTTACGCGACCGCTGCCGCCATTGGCTTCAGCACCTTTGTGATGGTCACTATCGGGATCATGGTGGGGCGCGCGCTGGGGGCGGTGATCGGCAAGCGTGCTGAGCTTATCGGTGGCGTGGTGCTGATCATCATCGGCAGCGTCATTTTGTACGAGCACATCGGTTAA